A single region of the Acuticoccus sediminis genome encodes:
- the sthA gene encoding Si-specific NAD(P)(+) transhydrogenase: MLVIGSGPAGRRAAVQSAKLGKSVLVVDRGKRHGGVSVHTGTIPSKTLRETVLNLSGWRERGFYGQSYRVKKDISALDLMQRLHKTLDHEVEVLQHQFMRNMVRSAFAEASFVDANTVLLTDEDGDTHKVSFDKALIATGTKPFRPAHVPFDRTRVFDSDEILEIEALPRTLTVIGGGVIGVEYATIFSALDVPVTLIEARGSILDFVDREIVADFIHQMRDRGMTIRLGTEVKGIEAGATGVDVALSDGRRVRSQILLFAAGRSGNVDALNLGAIGIAADRRGRLKVDPKTFQTDVPNIYAAGDVIGFPSLASTSMEQGRVAACHAFGIPLPPAPESFPYGIYAVPEISTVGMSEEEAREAGIAYECGIARFRETSRGHIMGVNSGFLKLIFALDTRRLLGAHIVGEGATELIHIGQAVINLHGTVDFFVENTFNYPTLAEAYKVAGLDAWNRMGQP; the protein is encoded by the coding sequence ATGCTGGTCATCGGCAGCGGACCGGCGGGGCGGCGGGCCGCCGTGCAGTCCGCCAAGCTGGGCAAGTCCGTTCTGGTGGTGGACCGCGGCAAGCGGCACGGCGGCGTCTCCGTGCACACCGGCACGATCCCCTCCAAGACGCTGCGCGAAACCGTGCTCAACCTCTCCGGCTGGCGCGAGCGCGGCTTCTACGGGCAGAGCTACCGGGTCAAGAAGGACATTTCCGCCCTCGACCTGATGCAGCGCCTGCACAAGACGCTGGACCACGAGGTGGAGGTCCTGCAGCACCAGTTCATGCGCAACATGGTGCGCAGCGCCTTCGCCGAGGCGAGCTTCGTCGACGCCAACACCGTGCTCCTGACCGACGAGGACGGCGACACCCACAAGGTGAGCTTCGACAAGGCGCTGATCGCCACCGGCACGAAGCCGTTCCGCCCCGCTCACGTGCCATTCGACCGGACGCGCGTCTTCGACAGCGACGAGATCCTCGAGATCGAGGCGCTGCCGCGCACCCTCACGGTGATCGGCGGCGGCGTCATCGGGGTGGAGTACGCGACGATCTTCTCCGCGCTCGACGTGCCGGTCACGCTGATCGAGGCGCGCGGCTCCATCCTCGACTTCGTCGACAGGGAGATCGTCGCCGACTTCATCCACCAGATGCGCGACCGGGGAATGACGATCCGCCTCGGCACCGAGGTGAAGGGGATCGAGGCGGGGGCGACCGGTGTCGACGTCGCCCTGTCCGACGGCCGGCGGGTGCGCTCGCAGATCCTCCTGTTCGCGGCCGGCCGCTCGGGCAACGTCGACGCGCTGAACCTCGGCGCGATCGGCATTGCGGCGGACCGGCGGGGACGGCTGAAGGTCGACCCGAAGACCTTCCAGACGGACGTCCCGAACATCTACGCCGCCGGCGACGTCATCGGCTTCCCGAGCCTCGCCTCGACCTCCATGGAGCAGGGCCGCGTGGCGGCGTGCCACGCCTTCGGGATCCCGCTCCCGCCGGCGCCGGAGAGCTTCCCCTACGGCATCTACGCCGTGCCGGAGATCTCCACCGTCGGCATGTCGGAGGAGGAGGCGCGCGAGGCGGGGATCGCCTACGAGTGCGGGATCGCCCGGTTCCGCGAAACCTCGCGCGGCCACATCATGGGGGTGAACTCGGGCTTCCTGAAGCTCATCTTCGCGCTCGACACGCGGCGGCTCCTGGGCGCGCACATCGTCGGCGAGGGCGCGACGGAGCTGATCCACATCGGCCAGGCGGTCATCAACCTGCACGGCACGGTGGATTTCTTCGTCGAGAACACCTTCAACTATCCGACGCTGGCCGAGGCGTACAAGGTCGCCGGCCTCGACGCCTGGAACCGGATGGGCCAGCCCTGA
- a CDS encoding MFS transporter — MTHELAASPTAIPHVAEGHDARAWLVIVALALGGFAIGTSEFASMALVPYISAAFGVTQADASDVISAYALGVVVGAPVLVVLGARLPKRWLLIGFMGAFALFNGFSALAPTYETLIAARFLSGLPHGAYFGVAALVAARQVAPNRRSSAVARVMLGLTFATIIGVPFSNILGQTVGWRAAFGVVSCLAAATALSVYLTVPAGRVSKQSSPLQELGALGNRQVLLTLATGAVGFGGMFAVYTYIASTMITDMSLAEEMVPLALAVIGTGMTAGALIAGWAADRNQTVSAFALMTVALLAMIAYPSAIVSLPTYLLVVFTIGAAGGLSTVLQTRLMDVAGDAQQLAAALNHSAFNLANALGPFAAATAIQAGYSFANASGYVGAGLSVLGIAVFALTIFDARRTRAKRRI, encoded by the coding sequence ATGACCCACGAACTGGCCGCTTCGCCGACCGCAATCCCGCATGTCGCGGAAGGACACGACGCGCGGGCGTGGCTCGTCATCGTCGCGCTGGCGCTCGGCGGCTTCGCGATCGGGACCTCCGAGTTCGCGTCGATGGCGCTGGTGCCGTACATCTCGGCGGCGTTCGGCGTCACCCAGGCGGACGCGTCCGACGTCATCAGCGCCTATGCGCTCGGCGTCGTGGTGGGCGCGCCGGTGCTCGTCGTGCTCGGCGCGCGGCTGCCCAAGCGGTGGCTCCTCATCGGCTTCATGGGGGCCTTCGCGCTGTTCAACGGCTTCTCCGCGCTCGCGCCCACTTACGAGACACTGATCGCGGCCCGCTTCCTCTCCGGCCTGCCCCATGGCGCCTACTTCGGCGTCGCGGCGCTGGTCGCCGCACGGCAGGTGGCGCCGAACCGCCGCTCCTCGGCGGTCGCGCGGGTGATGCTGGGACTCACCTTCGCCACCATCATCGGCGTGCCGTTCTCCAACATCCTCGGCCAGACGGTGGGCTGGCGCGCGGCGTTCGGCGTGGTGTCCTGCCTCGCGGCGGCGACGGCGCTCTCGGTCTACCTGACGGTGCCGGCCGGTCGCGTCTCCAAGCAGAGCAGCCCGCTGCAGGAGCTGGGGGCGCTCGGCAACCGCCAGGTGCTGCTGACGCTCGCCACCGGCGCGGTCGGCTTCGGCGGCATGTTCGCCGTCTACACCTACATCGCCTCGACGATGATCACCGACATGTCGCTCGCCGAGGAGATGGTGCCGCTGGCGCTCGCGGTGATCGGCACGGGCATGACCGCCGGCGCGCTCATCGCCGGCTGGGCGGCGGACCGCAACCAGACGGTCTCGGCCTTCGCGCTCATGACCGTCGCGCTGCTGGCGATGATCGCCTACCCCTCGGCCATCGTGTCGCTGCCGACCTACCTTCTGGTCGTCTTCACGATCGGCGCCGCGGGCGGCCTCTCGACGGTGCTGCAGACCCGGCTGATGGACGTGGCGGGCGATGCGCAGCAGCTCGCCGCCGCGCTCAACCACTCCGCCTTCAACCTCGCCAACGCGCTCGGCCCGTTCGCGGCGGCGACCGCGATCCAGGCCGGCTACAGCTTCGCCAACGCATCTGGGTACGTCGGCGCCGGCCTCAGCGTCCTCGGCATCGCCGTCTTCGCGCTGACCATCTTCGATGCGCGCCGCACCCGGGCGAAGCGGCGCATCTGA
- the araD gene encoding L-arabinonate dehydratase — translation MDRQDPALRQRIRKTPDQLRSARWFAPDDLRSFGHRSRMMQLGFSEDDFRGRPIIGVLNTWSELNTCHAHFRDRVVDVKRGVQLSGGLAVEMPSLSVDESFTKPTSMLYRNMLAMETEEMIRSHPLDGVVLMGGCDKTTPGLVMGAISAGVPMIYLPAGPMLRGNYAGKVLGSGSDAWKYWDERRAGNVSDAEWLGVQGGIARSAGTCMTMGTAATMMSIAEALGLTLPGASSIPAVDSGHQRMSADCGRRIVDMVWEDLTPDEIVTPAAVRNAAIVAMATGCSTNAVVHLIAIARRADVDLTLDDLDALGRVTPLIANVRPSGKDYLMEDFYYAGGLRALMKELEDRLDGSALTVTGRPMAENLVGAEVYNPDVIRSLSNPVYSEGSLAVLRGNLCPDGAVIKPAACDPAFHVHEGPALVFDSYPEMKAAVDDETLDVTPDHVMVLRNAGPQGGPGFPEWGMLPIPKALIKKGHRDMLRISDARMSGTSYGACVLHVAPESYVGGPLALLRTGDIVRLDLPARRLDMLVDEAEIERRRAAWTPPEPRFERGWGWMFSRHVTQADQGCDFTFLQADFGRAAGEPDIY, via the coding sequence GTGGACCGGCAAGACCCAGCGCTGAGGCAAAGAATCCGCAAGACCCCGGACCAGCTCCGCTCCGCGCGTTGGTTCGCACCCGACGACCTCAGGAGCTTCGGTCACCGCTCGCGGATGATGCAGCTCGGCTTTTCGGAGGACGACTTTCGCGGCCGCCCGATCATCGGCGTCCTCAACACCTGGTCGGAGCTCAACACCTGCCACGCCCACTTCCGCGACCGCGTCGTCGACGTGAAGCGCGGGGTGCAGCTCTCCGGCGGGCTCGCGGTCGAGATGCCGTCGCTCTCGGTGGACGAGAGCTTCACCAAGCCGACGTCGATGCTCTACCGCAACATGCTGGCGATGGAGACGGAGGAGATGATCCGCTCCCACCCGCTGGACGGCGTCGTCCTGATGGGGGGCTGCGACAAGACCACGCCCGGCCTCGTCATGGGCGCGATCTCGGCGGGAGTGCCGATGATCTATCTTCCCGCCGGGCCGATGCTGCGCGGCAACTACGCCGGCAAGGTCCTCGGCTCCGGCTCGGACGCGTGGAAGTACTGGGACGAGCGACGCGCCGGCAATGTCTCCGACGCCGAGTGGCTGGGCGTGCAGGGCGGTATCGCCCGCTCCGCCGGCACCTGCATGACGATGGGGACGGCCGCGACGATGATGTCCATCGCCGAGGCGCTGGGGCTGACGCTGCCCGGCGCGTCGTCGATCCCGGCGGTGGACTCCGGCCACCAGCGGATGTCGGCGGACTGCGGCCGGCGTATCGTCGACATGGTGTGGGAGGACCTGACGCCTGACGAGATCGTCACCCCCGCCGCGGTCAGGAACGCGGCGATCGTCGCGATGGCGACGGGCTGCTCCACCAACGCGGTCGTCCACCTCATCGCCATCGCGCGGCGCGCGGACGTTGACCTGACGCTCGACGATCTCGACGCGCTCGGCCGCGTGACGCCGCTGATCGCCAACGTGCGCCCCTCCGGCAAGGACTACCTGATGGAGGACTTCTATTACGCCGGCGGCCTTCGCGCGCTGATGAAGGAGCTGGAGGACCGGCTCGACGGTTCGGCGCTCACCGTCACCGGACGGCCGATGGCCGAGAACCTCGTCGGCGCCGAGGTCTACAATCCGGACGTCATCCGCTCACTGTCGAACCCCGTCTACAGCGAGGGGTCGCTGGCCGTGCTGCGCGGCAACCTGTGCCCCGACGGCGCGGTCATCAAGCCCGCCGCGTGCGACCCGGCCTTCCATGTCCACGAGGGGCCGGCACTGGTCTTCGATTCCTATCCGGAGATGAAGGCGGCGGTGGACGACGAGACGCTCGACGTCACGCCGGACCACGTCATGGTCCTGCGCAACGCGGGGCCGCAGGGTGGGCCGGGCTTTCCCGAGTGGGGGATGCTGCCGATCCCCAAGGCGCTGATCAAGAAGGGCCATCGCGACATGCTGCGGATCTCGGACGCGCGCATGTCCGGCACGTCCTACGGCGCGTGCGTGCTGCATGTGGCGCCGGAAAGCTACGTCGGCGGTCCGCTCGCGCTCCTCAGGACCGGTGACATCGTGCGCCTCGACCTGCCGGCCCGGCGGCTCGACATGCTGGTCGACGAGGCGGAGATCGAGCGCCGCCGCGCCGCCTGGACCCCGCCCGAGCCGCGGTTCGAGCGCGGCTGGGGCTGGATGTTCTCACGCCACGTGACCCAGGCGGACCAGGGCTGTGACTTCACCTTCCTGCAGGCCGACTTCGGCCGCGCGGCAGGCGAGCCGGATATCTACTAG
- a CDS encoding C4-dicarboxylate TRAP transporter substrate-binding protein — protein MTMTAVGRCFAVLVAGIALAGPASAETTLRIGTVLAPGDPMGQGLEKFAKEVEEKTGGEVVVEVFHNSQLGDTTEMLDQARAGANVGTVTDVARLSSFVPSLAIMSAPFLFDTYEEADKFALSDAYMGWGEELKEKAGLVMLASNWYQGPRHALTQKPFKTPADLKGVRMRTIGAPVWIETIRAMGAEPTPIAWGEVYSALQLGTIDAAEAQPTAITGAKLFEVVKHVTKTGHIQLVTALVISADTWDDISPENQKIVRDLAVENGRYASGLTIELGEKALKDVAAAGVEIDEIDLTPFKEAVAGVYTKLNLEKEAEIAKSVIAD, from the coding sequence ATGACCATGACCGCCGTAGGTCGCTGTTTCGCCGTGCTCGTTGCCGGCATCGCCCTCGCCGGCCCCGCCAGCGCCGAAACGACGCTGCGCATCGGCACCGTCCTCGCGCCCGGCGATCCGATGGGTCAGGGGCTGGAGAAGTTCGCCAAGGAGGTCGAGGAGAAGACCGGCGGCGAGGTCGTCGTCGAGGTCTTCCACAACAGCCAGCTCGGCGACACGACCGAGATGCTCGACCAGGCCCGCGCCGGCGCCAACGTCGGCACCGTGACGGACGTCGCCCGCCTCTCCTCGTTCGTCCCCTCGCTCGCCATCATGTCGGCGCCGTTCCTGTTCGACACCTACGAGGAGGCCGACAAGTTCGCCCTGTCCGACGCCTACATGGGCTGGGGCGAGGAACTGAAGGAGAAGGCCGGGCTCGTGATGCTGGCCTCCAACTGGTACCAGGGTCCGCGCCACGCGCTGACGCAGAAGCCGTTCAAGACCCCGGCCGACCTCAAGGGCGTGCGCATGCGCACCATCGGCGCGCCCGTCTGGATCGAGACGATCCGCGCCATGGGGGCAGAGCCGACGCCGATCGCCTGGGGCGAGGTCTATTCCGCCCTGCAGCTCGGCACCATCGACGCGGCCGAGGCGCAGCCCACCGCGATCACCGGCGCCAAGCTCTTCGAGGTGGTCAAGCACGTCACCAAGACCGGCCACATCCAGCTCGTCACGGCACTGGTGATCTCGGCCGACACCTGGGACGACATCTCTCCGGAGAACCAGAAGATCGTACGTGATCTCGCGGTCGAGAACGGCCGCTACGCCTCCGGCCTCACCATCGAGCTCGGCGAAAAGGCGCTGAAGGACGTCGCTGCGGCGGGCGTCGAGATCGACGAGATCGACCTCACGCCCTTCAAGGAGGCGGTCGCCGGCGTCTACACCAAGCTGAACCTCGAGAAGGAAGCCGAGATCGCGAAGTCGGTGATCGCCGACTGA
- a CDS encoding TRAP transporter small permease yields MPSRLSHFLHRLEAAAAIGLLIAIVLLVAAASLARAAGSPIIWSIEIAQLLFVWLCVLSADLALQESRHFGLALLAEALGEKGYRRVEMFNLAVLSALLAFLLVYAVRNAALMHPRLFGATQMHGSYTHASMVLGFALMLRTTLARLYGVARGKVPALPIASESVS; encoded by the coding sequence ATGCCGTCCCGCCTGAGCCACTTCCTCCACCGCCTGGAGGCCGCCGCCGCCATCGGCCTCCTGATTGCCATTGTCCTCCTGGTCGCGGCGGCGTCGCTGGCGCGGGCGGCCGGATCGCCGATTATCTGGTCGATCGAGATCGCGCAGCTCCTGTTCGTCTGGCTGTGCGTCCTGTCGGCGGACCTCGCGCTCCAGGAGAGCCGCCACTTCGGCCTCGCCCTTCTCGCCGAGGCACTCGGCGAGAAGGGCTACCGGCGGGTCGAGATGTTCAACCTCGCGGTCCTCTCCGCACTGCTGGCGTTCCTGCTCGTCTACGCGGTGCGCAACGCGGCGCTGATGCACCCTCGCCTCTTCGGCGCGACTCAGATGCACGGCTCCTACACCCACGCCTCCATGGTGCTCGGCTTCGCGCTGATGCTGCGCACCACCCTCGCCCGTCTCTACGGCGTCGCGCGCGGCAAGGTGCCGGCGCTGCCGATCGCTTCGGAAAGCGTCTCCTGA
- a CDS encoding TRAP transporter large permease — translation MLLLIAALFALFLFIGQPVAFALGLAAIPVFILSGTMPPTVAVQKMVAATQSFPLLAVPFFILAGNLMNVTGITDRLVTFSRLLTGWLAGGLAQVSIVLSFMMGGISGSAVADASMESRLLGPSMIAQGYSRPVTAAILAFGSIITATIPPSIGLILFGYINEVSIGRLFLAGVLPGIVLTIVLMATTWLVARRNGYAPDLASLPRGSELWASFKESVWALMFPVILIVGFRFGIFTATEAGAFLVVYALAVGVFVYRELTVARALEALRASVSDLGMIMLLIMMAGVLGYAITIERAPQQITEFVTHLSHNPAVILVLVMGVLVVSGMFLEGAANILLVTPIIMPVVTAAGFDPIHMGILMVFLINLGGLTPPVGVIMFSVCGILDVKTGAYTRASMPFFLALFVFFILLVLVPGISTSLPRLLM, via the coding sequence ATGCTCCTCCTCATCGCCGCGCTGTTCGCGCTCTTCCTGTTCATCGGCCAGCCCGTCGCCTTCGCTCTGGGGCTCGCCGCCATCCCCGTCTTCATCCTCTCCGGCACGATGCCGCCCACGGTGGCGGTGCAGAAGATGGTCGCCGCGACGCAGAGCTTCCCGCTGCTCGCCGTCCCCTTCTTCATCCTCGCCGGCAACCTCATGAACGTCACCGGCATCACCGACCGACTGGTGACGTTCTCGCGCCTCCTCACCGGCTGGCTCGCCGGCGGGCTGGCGCAGGTCTCGATCGTCCTCTCCTTCATGATGGGCGGCATCTCCGGCTCCGCCGTCGCCGACGCCTCGATGGAGAGCCGGCTCCTCGGCCCGTCGATGATCGCGCAGGGCTATTCCAGGCCCGTGACGGCCGCGATCCTGGCGTTCGGCTCGATCATCACGGCGACGATCCCGCCGTCGATCGGCCTCATCCTATTCGGCTACATCAACGAGGTTTCGATCGGCCGCCTGTTCCTGGCGGGCGTGCTGCCGGGCATCGTCCTGACCATCGTCCTGATGGCGACCACCTGGCTCGTCGCGCGACGCAACGGCTACGCGCCGGACCTCGCGTCGCTGCCGAGGGGATCCGAGCTGTGGGCGAGCTTCAAGGAGAGCGTCTGGGCGCTGATGTTCCCGGTGATCCTCATCGTCGGCTTCCGCTTCGGCATCTTCACCGCGACGGAGGCGGGCGCCTTCCTCGTCGTCTACGCCCTCGCCGTCGGCGTGTTCGTGTACCGCGAGCTGACGGTGGCGCGGGCGCTCGAGGCCCTGAGGGCGTCGGTGTCGGACCTCGGCATGATCATGCTCCTCATCATGATGGCAGGCGTGCTCGGCTACGCGATCACCATCGAGCGCGCGCCGCAGCAGATCACCGAATTCGTGACGCACCTGTCCCACAACCCGGCGGTGATCCTGGTGCTGGTGATGGGCGTCCTCGTGGTGTCGGGGATGTTCCTGGAGGGGGCGGCGAACATCCTGCTCGTGACGCCGATCATCATGCCCGTGGTCACCGCAGCCGGGTTCGACCCGATCCATATGGGCATCCTGATGGTGTTTCTCATCAACCTCGGTGGTCTAACGCCGCCGGTCGGGGTGATCATGTTTTCGGTGTGCGGGATACTGGACGTGAAGACGGGTGCCTATACCCGGGCATCCATGCCTTTCTTCCTTGCATTATTCGTCTTCTTCATCCTACTCGTCTTGGTTCCGGGGATTTCCACCTCGCTGCCGCGGCTGTTGATGTGA
- a CDS encoding GntR family transcriptional regulator has protein sequence MGAGFRPRPDADIIAKPPATSAYLPTSARVFDELRARIVSLDLPPGSRLSRPDLATAFGVSQSPVREALQRLETLGLVATYRQSRTEVTLIDQVAVRHEQFFRTGLECEVVNRLAALHDKSALLEARGILKMQQALADDSAQIELFRRLDEDFHRALFLAAGQDALHGLVIERTSQMARLRTLDLPSAGKMQSVLDGHAAVLTAIEAGDRHAATDAMRRHLSGTIERMPTIVAQQPDYFSAAPA, from the coding sequence GTGGGCGCTGGATTTCGACCCCGTCCGGATGCGGACATCATCGCCAAGCCGCCGGCGACGAGCGCCTACCTGCCCACGTCCGCGCGCGTCTTCGACGAGTTGCGGGCCCGCATCGTCTCGCTCGACCTGCCGCCCGGCAGCCGCCTGTCGCGCCCGGACCTCGCGACGGCCTTCGGCGTCAGCCAGTCGCCGGTGCGCGAGGCGCTGCAGCGGCTGGAAACGCTCGGCCTCGTCGCCACCTATCGCCAGTCCCGCACCGAGGTGACGCTGATCGACCAGGTGGCGGTGCGGCACGAGCAGTTCTTCCGCACCGGGCTCGAGTGCGAGGTGGTGAACCGCCTCGCCGCCCTGCACGACAAGTCGGCGCTTCTCGAGGCGCGCGGCATCCTCAAGATGCAGCAGGCGCTCGCCGACGATTCGGCGCAGATCGAGCTCTTCCGCCGCCTCGACGAGGACTTTCACCGCGCCCTCTTCCTGGCCGCCGGTCAGGACGCGCTGCACGGCCTCGTCATCGAGCGCACGAGCCAGATGGCCCGGCTGCGCACCCTCGACCTGCCGAGCGCGGGCAAGATGCAGTCGGTGCTCGACGGGCACGCCGCGGTCCTCACGGCCATCGAGGCCGGCGACCGCCACGCCGCCACCGACGCCATGCGCCGCCACCTCTCCGGCACGATCGAGCGGATGCCGACCATCGTCGCCCAGCAGCCGGACTACTTTTCCGCTGCGCCGGCCTGA